One Chlorobaculum limnaeum genomic window carries:
- the cobS gene encoding adenosylcobinamide-GDP ribazoletransferase, with protein sequence MLRGLVTALRTLTALPVPGRDAGRFSDSLYWFPLVGLVIGTLEALLARFGVLAGWYEMAALLALGGGIILTRGLHADGLADLADGFFGGRNREAALRIMKDPNVGSFGSLALILVMLFKFVCLLELARYGAFGTMTAGVLLARMGQVLLATWLPYARAEGGTATAFVEGAGWPHLVVAVASAFVFLLYPVGFGWSRALFLMASAAASTLALGLLSRRKIGGVTGDVLGACSELTETFVWFAAVLSIRFPLFGMM encoded by the coding sequence ATGCTGCGCGGCCTCGTGACGGCGCTTCGCACGCTGACGGCGCTGCCGGTGCCGGGGCGCGATGCCGGGCGTTTCAGCGATTCGCTCTACTGGTTTCCGCTCGTTGGCCTCGTCATCGGCACGCTCGAAGCCCTGCTCGCTCGCTTCGGCGTGCTCGCGGGATGGTACGAAATGGCCGCGCTGCTTGCGCTTGGTGGCGGCATTATCCTCACGCGGGGATTGCACGCCGATGGCCTCGCCGACCTCGCCGACGGCTTTTTCGGCGGGCGCAATCGCGAAGCGGCGCTGCGCATCATGAAAGACCCCAACGTCGGCTCGTTCGGCTCGCTGGCGCTCATTCTCGTGATGCTCTTCAAATTTGTCTGCCTTCTCGAACTGGCGCGGTATGGCGCATTCGGCACGATGACTGCTGGCGTGCTGCTCGCCCGCATGGGCCAGGTGCTGCTCGCCACGTGGCTGCCCTACGCGCGGGCCGAGGGGGGCACGGCGACCGCCTTCGTCGAAGGCGCGGGATGGCCGCATCTCGTTGTTGCCGTCGCTTCGGCATTCGTCTTTCTTCTCTATCCGGTCGGCTTCGGCTGGTCGCGAGCGCTCTTTCTCATGGCGAGCGCCGCTGCGTCAACGCTCGCCCTCGGCCTGTTGAGCCGCCGCAAGATCGGCGGCGTTACCGGCGACGTGCTTGGCGCATGCAGCGAGCTGACCGAAACGTTCGTCTGGTTCGCCGCCGTGCTGTCGATACGCTTTCCGTTGTTTGGCATGATGTAA
- a CDS encoding tetratricopeptide repeat protein, with protein sequence MKRSIIRNIAVLLLTIPVTANSQDFQKADASPESSARLNAEADTGDPARQYVIAMKYYYGRGVDRDYAEAMKWLRLSAAKGNAGAEHGIGYMYQKGLGVMQDYAEAMKWYRLAAEKGNMAAEDNIGVLYEHGYGVGQDYAEAMRWYLISAAKGNGEAELNIGNFYQHGLGVERDLNKAMKWLQSAASKGNAEAAQKIRAINGGSGQVAQHE encoded by the coding sequence ATGAAACGATCAATTATTCGCAATATTGCCGTACTATTATTGACCATTCCCGTCACAGCAAATTCTCAGGATTTTCAAAAAGCGGACGCCTCGCCGGAAAGTTCTGCCCGATTGAATGCTGAAGCCGATACCGGAGATCCTGCCCGCCAATACGTCATCGCAATGAAATACTATTATGGCCGCGGTGTGGATCGTGACTATGCCGAGGCGATGAAATGGCTCAGGCTCTCAGCCGCCAAAGGCAATGCTGGCGCTGAGCATGGCATAGGATACATGTACCAGAAAGGGCTGGGTGTAATGCAGGATTATGCCGAGGCGATGAAGTGGTACCGGCTTGCCGCCGAAAAAGGAAACATGGCCGCGGAGGATAATATCGGCGTGCTGTACGAGCATGGCTACGGTGTCGGGCAGGACTATGCCGAAGCGATGAGATGGTACCTTATTTCAGCCGCCAAAGGCAATGGCGAAGCCGAACTCAATATTGGCAATTTTTACCAGCATGGTCTCGGCGTTGAACGCGATCTCAACAAGGCGATGAAGTGGTTGCAGTCGGCCGCCTCCAAAGGCAACGCAGAGGCCGCGCAGAAGATTCGCGCGATAAACGGAGGTTCCGGGCAGGTTGCGCAACATGAGTGA
- a CDS encoding toll/interleukin-1 receptor domain-containing protein encodes MPDIFISYAHRDNQPVSGEQKGWVTHFVNNLFNEVSRKIGRVEHYQSWMDYCLKGSDEVTPEIEKQLSDAYALVIFLSSGWLASEWCRRELAIFTKNLKQPKGRVFVIELDRINRDEKPIILQELRAYRFWRETDEKKVRQLGYPVPQTTDSSYYDRLADLSNELASVIKYKNSTAEKAPLKATVYVAPVNDALYEHRERLISELRQFSIDVLPRNNELDGNMDVALAQCSHFVQLLDASWTMGVPFRQYEVALKSGKPVMQWRDAQLEYAADKLREEHKALLQGKTVIAAPMSDFIRQVRAMVLPEPKSGDEESAQRRSLEPMIFVHACQDDFNHAYHVAKRLKEKGYGYLLPRYSGDAERIRKSITRGYELCDVMLMVQQCGPAEVVEDFLSDARVHILKRDKKPPILFCQCREAEELYFVPPGMSILVCDGQFDENCVDKFLREIDA; translated from the coding sequence GTGCCTGACATTTTCATCAGCTATGCGCATCGTGACAATCAACCTGTATCCGGTGAGCAAAAGGGTTGGGTTACGCATTTTGTCAACAATCTTTTCAATGAGGTTAGCCGAAAGATCGGGCGGGTCGAACATTATCAGTCTTGGATGGATTACTGTCTCAAGGGATCCGATGAAGTGACTCCAGAGATCGAGAAGCAGTTGAGCGACGCCTATGCACTGGTCATTTTTCTCTCTTCGGGTTGGCTTGCTTCTGAATGGTGTCGGCGCGAATTGGCGATTTTCACGAAAAACCTGAAGCAACCGAAAGGCCGGGTTTTCGTAATTGAACTCGACCGAATCAACAGGGATGAAAAGCCGATAATATTGCAGGAATTAAGGGCTTACAGGTTTTGGCGGGAGACAGACGAGAAAAAGGTTCGGCAACTGGGCTATCCTGTCCCGCAAACAACGGATAGTTCGTATTACGATCGATTGGCTGATTTGTCAAACGAACTCGCGAGCGTTATCAAGTACAAAAACAGTACTGCTGAAAAGGCTCCGCTGAAAGCGACGGTTTATGTCGCGCCGGTCAACGATGCTCTTTACGAACACAGAGAGCGGCTGATCAGCGAGTTACGACAGTTCAGCATCGATGTGTTGCCACGGAACAATGAACTCGATGGCAACATGGATGTGGCGCTGGCTCAGTGTTCGCATTTTGTTCAGTTGCTCGACGCATCCTGGACTATGGGTGTTCCATTCAGGCAGTATGAAGTCGCACTGAAGTCAGGAAAGCCGGTAATGCAGTGGCGCGATGCTCAACTTGAGTATGCGGCTGATAAACTGCGGGAAGAACATAAGGCGTTATTGCAAGGCAAAACCGTGATTGCCGCGCCTATGTCTGATTTTATTCGACAGGTCAGGGCAATGGTTCTTCCTGAACCAAAGAGTGGTGATGAGGAGAGTGCTCAACGGCGTTCTCTTGAACCGATGATTTTTGTGCATGCTTGCCAGGACGATTTCAATCATGCGTATCATGTTGCAAAACGACTGAAAGAGAAAGGATACGGCTACCTTTTACCCCGATACAGCGGGGATGCCGAGCGTATCCGGAAAAGTATCACGAGGGGCTACGAACTCTGTGATGTCATGCTGATGGTTCAGCAGTGCGGTCCTGCTGAGGTGGTTGAAGATTTCCTCTCGGATGCGCGAGTGCATATCCTCAAGCGAGATAAAAAACCGCCGATCCTGTTTTGTCAATGTCGTGAGGCCGAAGAGCTTTACTTCGTGCCTCCGGGCATGTCGATTCTGGTTTGCGATGGCCAGTTTGACGAGAATTGCGTCGATAAGTTTTTGCGGGAGATTGACGCATGA
- a CDS encoding alpha/beta fold hydrolase, with the protein MDSFLDIQRQRADSDSKFIDCNGFRVHYKLYGCGKPPFIVLLHGSFLSIRSWRDVAKPLAENATVLAFDRPAFGLTSRPVPSRTNEARYSPEAQSDLVVALMDKLGMDRAVIVGNSTGGTLALLTALRHPKRVQGLVLVGAMIYSGYANSEVPAFMKPFMKAMSPVFSRLMKKIITKLYDKNIRGFWHVKSRLSDETLAAFRSDLMVGEWSRGFWELFLETHRLHFDKRVSSVSMPSLVVTGEHDLTVKTEESFRLAKELPKAELLVIPDCAHLPQEEKPREFVEGVQAFVGRIA; encoded by the coding sequence ATGGACTCATTTCTCGACATACAGCGCCAGCGGGCCGACAGCGACAGCAAGTTCATCGACTGCAACGGCTTCCGCGTGCACTACAAACTTTACGGCTGCGGCAAGCCGCCCTTCATCGTTCTCCTGCACGGCAGCTTTCTGAGCATCCGCTCGTGGCGCGACGTCGCCAAACCGCTCGCCGAGAACGCAACTGTGCTGGCGTTCGACCGCCCGGCCTTCGGCCTCACCTCGCGCCCCGTGCCGTCCCGAACCAACGAGGCGCGGTACAGCCCCGAGGCGCAGAGCGACCTTGTCGTGGCGCTGATGGACAAGCTCGGCATGGATCGCGCGGTGATCGTGGGCAACTCCACCGGCGGCACTTTGGCGCTGCTGACGGCTCTGCGCCATCCGAAGCGCGTGCAGGGCCTCGTGCTCGTGGGCGCGATGATCTACAGCGGTTACGCCAACAGCGAGGTTCCGGCGTTTATGAAGCCCTTTATGAAGGCGATGTCGCCGGTGTTTTCGCGGCTCATGAAAAAGATCATTACCAAGCTGTACGATAAGAACATCCGGGGATTCTGGCACGTCAAGTCACGCCTGTCGGACGAGACGCTCGCCGCGTTCAGGAGCGATTTGATGGTGGGCGAGTGGTCGCGCGGCTTCTGGGAGCTGTTCCTTGAAACGCACCGCCTCCATTTCGACAAGCGAGTGTCATCGGTCTCGATGCCCTCGCTCGTCGTGACGGGCGAGCACGACCTCACCGTCAAGACGGAGGAGAGTTTCCGTTTGGCGAAAGAGCTGCCGAAGGCTGAGCTGCTCGTGATTCCGGACTGCGCCCATCTCCCGCAGGAGGAGAAGCCTCGCGAGTTCGTCGAAGGCGTCCAGGCTTTCGTCGGGAGAATCGCCTGA
- a CDS encoding iron-containing alcohol dehydrogenase has protein sequence MSIERGLEFSVLPTPRIHFGAGTLSKLPSLAAAYGRRMLLVTGRQTLRRSPVAASIPDELRRAGIECQCLEVEREPSPELIDEAAALGRQKPFEVVVAIGGGSAVDAGKAISAMLLQRESVERFIEGQPGFMPHDGRKVPFIAVPTTSGTGTEATSNAVISRVGPGGYKRSLRHPDFVPNEAIIDPELMTSAPPELTASSGMDAFTQLLEAYLSPFASPYTDAVSCSGLVHFSRSFELACGAGALDVAVRADMAYAALMSGIALSNAGLGIVHGFASSVGGLFDIPHGTLCATLLAESTRENIRQLRASEGGEVALQKFANASRILTGSTTGNVMDDCNRLVDLLEEWQARYAFPRLGKFGLREADFATIIPATRSKTNAATLDEAAMRRILKARV, from the coding sequence GTGTCGATTGAGAGGGGGCTTGAATTTTCCGTTTTGCCGACGCCGCGCATCCACTTCGGCGCGGGAACGCTCTCGAAGCTTCCCTCCCTCGCTGCCGCGTATGGCCGGAGGATGCTGCTCGTCACGGGGCGCCAGACGTTGCGGCGCTCGCCGGTTGCGGCGTCCATTCCTGACGAACTTCGCCGCGCCGGGATCGAGTGCCAGTGCCTCGAAGTCGAGCGCGAGCCGTCGCCGGAGCTGATTGACGAGGCGGCGGCGCTCGGTCGCCAGAAGCCGTTCGAGGTTGTCGTGGCCATCGGCGGCGGCAGCGCCGTGGATGCGGGGAAAGCGATTTCGGCCATGCTGCTTCAGCGCGAATCCGTCGAGCGCTTCATCGAGGGGCAGCCGGGATTCATGCCGCACGACGGGCGCAAGGTTCCGTTTATCGCCGTGCCGACCACCTCCGGTACGGGCACCGAGGCGACGAGCAACGCCGTCATCAGCCGCGTCGGGCCGGGCGGCTACAAGCGCTCGCTGCGCCACCCCGACTTCGTGCCCAACGAAGCGATTATCGATCCCGAACTCATGACGAGTGCGCCGCCTGAGCTGACCGCCTCGTCGGGCATGGACGCCTTCACGCAGCTTCTCGAAGCCTACCTCTCGCCCTTCGCCAGCCCCTATACCGACGCGGTTTCATGCAGCGGCCTCGTGCATTTCAGCCGCTCGTTCGAGCTGGCCTGCGGCGCGGGCGCGCTCGACGTGGCTGTCCGGGCCGACATGGCCTACGCGGCGCTGATGTCGGGCATCGCGCTCTCCAACGCGGGTCTCGGCATCGTGCACGGCTTCGCCTCGTCGGTCGGCGGCCTCTTCGACATTCCGCACGGCACGCTCTGCGCGACCTTGCTCGCCGAATCGACGCGCGAGAACATTCGCCAGCTCAGAGCCTCGGAGGGCGGCGAGGTGGCCTTGCAGAAGTTCGCCAACGCCAGCCGCATCCTCACCGGCAGCACGACCGGCAACGTCATGGACGACTGCAACCGCCTCGTCGATCTCCTCGAAGAGTGGCAAGCCCGCTACGCCTTCCCCCGCCTCGGCAAGTTCGGCCTCCGCGAAGCCGACTTTGCCACCATCATCCCCGCCACCCGCAGCAAAACCAACGCCGCCACGCTCGACGAAGCCGCGATGCGGCGGATTTTGAAAGCGAGGGTGTGA
- the cobT gene encoding nicotinate-nucleotide--dimethylbenzimidazole phosphoribosyltransferase codes for MTDRFQQLLASIKPVDMSLTGAVQAHLDDLTKPQGSLGRLEEIAMKYCIATGTTRPSLCKKKVFCFAGDHGVAAEGVSAYPAEVTPQMVYNMLGGGAAIDVLSRHAGADLEVVDMGVNHDFAEHPMLRRCKVKHGSANMAHGPAMSLDETLQAIMAGAELAIEAREQGYDLLATGEMGIANTTPATALYSVLLDLPVEAITGRGTGIDDERLRHKIAVIEKSIEVNRASLATPLEVLAALGGFEIAGICGLILGAASVGMPVVVDGFISSSAAVCAIKLSCKVSDYLFFSHLSNEQGHRAVMQKLGARPILDLDLRLGEGTGAAMAMQVIEASVKICNEMATFSSAGVSGKND; via the coding sequence ATGACCGACCGATTCCAGCAGCTTCTTGCCTCCATCAAGCCTGTCGATATGTCCCTCACGGGCGCAGTTCAGGCGCATCTTGATGATCTCACCAAACCGCAGGGGAGCCTTGGGCGGCTCGAAGAGATTGCCATGAAATATTGCATCGCGACCGGCACGACCAGGCCGTCGCTCTGTAAAAAGAAGGTGTTCTGCTTTGCGGGGGATCATGGCGTGGCCGCCGAGGGGGTTTCGGCCTATCCCGCCGAGGTGACGCCGCAGATGGTCTACAACATGCTTGGCGGCGGGGCGGCTATCGACGTGCTGTCGCGCCACGCCGGGGCTGATCTCGAAGTGGTCGATATGGGTGTCAATCACGACTTCGCGGAGCATCCGATGCTGCGCCGCTGCAAGGTGAAGCACGGCTCGGCGAACATGGCGCACGGACCGGCGATGAGCCTCGACGAGACGCTTCAGGCGATCATGGCTGGCGCGGAACTGGCCATCGAGGCTCGCGAGCAGGGGTACGACTTGCTTGCCACCGGCGAGATGGGCATCGCCAACACCACGCCCGCGACGGCGCTCTACTCGGTGCTGCTCGACCTGCCGGTCGAGGCGATCACCGGGCGCGGCACGGGCATCGACGACGAGCGACTCCGCCACAAGATCGCGGTCATCGAGAAATCAATCGAGGTCAATCGCGCGAGCCTTGCCACGCCGCTCGAAGTGCTGGCGGCGCTTGGCGGCTTCGAGATCGCGGGTATTTGCGGCCTGATTCTCGGCGCGGCGTCGGTCGGGATGCCGGTGGTGGTCGATGGCTTCATCTCGAGTTCTGCGGCAGTGTGCGCCATCAAGCTCTCGTGCAAGGTGAGCGATTATCTTTTCTTCAGCCACCTCTCCAACGAGCAGGGGCATCGCGCGGTGATGCAGAAGCTCGGCGCGAGGCCGATTCTCGATCTCGACCTGCGGCTCGGCGAAGGCACTGGCGCAGCGATGGCGATGCAGGTGATCGAAGCATCGGTGAAAATCTGCAACGAAATGGCTACCTTCAGCTCGGCGGGAGTTTCCGGCAAAAACGACTGA
- a CDS encoding DUF134 domain-containing protein yields MKNPRAGRPLQSRSVEELPGVTCFLPEGVPPARLQNVVLSVDEVEALRLADLDGMYHADAAEKMKVSRQTFGRIIKSARKKVADALVGGKTICIEGGVIEGSCLTGESEEPAVCICLHCGYEQPHVPGVPCRTANCPHCGKMLIRKGRHSRVD; encoded by the coding sequence ATGAAAAACCCTCGCGCTGGCAGACCGCTTCAGAGCCGTTCTGTCGAAGAGCTTCCCGGCGTCACCTGCTTTTTGCCCGAAGGCGTCCCACCTGCCCGCCTCCAGAATGTCGTGCTGTCGGTCGATGAGGTGGAGGCGTTGCGCCTGGCCGATCTCGACGGGATGTACCACGCCGATGCCGCCGAAAAGATGAAGGTCTCCCGCCAGACCTTTGGCCGCATCATCAAGTCGGCCCGCAAAAAGGTGGCAGACGCCCTGGTCGGCGGCAAGACCATCTGCATCGAAGGGGGAGTGATCGAAGGGAGTTGCCTGACGGGCGAGTCGGAGGAGCCAGCCGTCTGCATCTGCCTGCACTGTGGCTACGAGCAGCCGCACGTGCCCGGCGTGCCGTGCCGGACAGCCAACTGCCCGCACTGCGGCAAAATGCTGATTCGCAAGGGGAGGCACAGCCGTGTCGATTGA
- the cobU gene encoding bifunctional adenosylcobinamide kinase/adenosylcobinamide-phosphate guanylyltransferase — protein sequence MPEVIYVTGGARSGKSSYALRLAEPYERRVFLATAEAFDGEMQRRIDKHREEREEQFVTVEEPLFIDRAIQNLPSGTEVVLLDCLTVWLGNMMHHLGDEAAISERIDALLDVLSDPPCDIILVSNEVGMGIVPENAMAREFRDLAGTLNRKVAERATQAYLLCSGLPLVLKKRS from the coding sequence ATGCCTGAAGTAATTTATGTGACCGGTGGGGCGCGGAGCGGGAAGAGCAGTTATGCGCTCCGGCTTGCGGAGCCTTACGAGCGCCGGGTGTTTCTCGCCACCGCCGAGGCGTTCGATGGCGAGATGCAGCGGCGCATCGACAAGCATCGCGAGGAGCGCGAGGAGCAGTTCGTGACCGTCGAGGAGCCGCTCTTCATCGACCGCGCCATCCAGAATCTGCCATCTGGCACAGAAGTTGTGCTGCTCGATTGCCTGACCGTGTGGCTCGGCAACATGATGCACCATCTCGGCGACGAGGCCGCGATCAGCGAACGCATCGACGCGCTGCTCGACGTGCTGAGCGATCCGCCGTGCGACATCATTCTCGTCTCGAACGAGGTCGGCATGGGCATCGTGCCGGAAAACGCGATGGCTCGCGAGTTCCGCGACCTGGCCGGAACGCTCAACCGCAAGGTGGCCGAACGCGCCACGCAGGCGTATCTCTTGTGCAGCGGCCTGCCGCTTGTTCTGAAGAAGCGGAGTTGA
- a CDS encoding OsmC family protein, translating into MSSDMIVTFGGGKKVNAEFRGFTIETDQAVYAGGEGSAPEPFTLFLASIGTCAGIFVLSFCQSRGIPTDGIRVVQSHEPKPDGRGIGKITITIELPPDFPEKYKDAVINAANLCAVKKHIMEPPVFEVKTETVGG; encoded by the coding sequence ATGAGCAGCGATATGATCGTCACGTTTGGCGGCGGCAAGAAAGTCAACGCCGAGTTCAGGGGATTCACCATCGAAACCGACCAGGCCGTGTACGCTGGCGGCGAAGGTTCCGCGCCCGAACCCTTCACCCTGTTCCTCGCCTCGATTGGCACCTGCGCGGGCATTTTCGTCCTCTCCTTCTGCCAGAGCCGCGGCATTCCGACCGATGGAATCCGGGTCGTCCAGAGCCACGAACCGAAGCCGGATGGCCGGGGCATTGGCAAGATCACCATCACCATCGAGCTGCCTCCCGATTTCCCGGAAAAGTACAAGGATGCGGTGATCAACGCAGCCAACCTCTGCGCCGTCAAGAAGCACATCATGGAGCCACCGGTGTTTGAGGTCAAGACCGAAACTGTCGGCGGCTGA
- a CDS encoding tetratricopeptide repeat protein has translation MEVERLQELVRIRRRYVYSIIALLIAVSLAVWGFIERNRADQAKIKAEMAEKNAYSLVEVTIKSLIKQNSSDALSDYVKDVIDSGNKTTLKSFFEKMVDDLKKSLSDGDIAYWYHMLATMDNPAEITRLLFEQKKNVIDIDNMSDGNSSNGSIFEESFKKEQKADYDRAEAAYEKAIKSDSQEDAITLGNYANFMCDNRKDYKRAEELYKRAIAADPKHANNLGNYAIFLKNIRKDYNRAEELYKQAIAADPKHANNLGNYANFMCDNRKDYKRAEELYKRAIAADPKHANNLGNYANFMCDNRKDYKRAEELYKRAIAADPKHANNLGSYANFMYDIRKDYKRAEELYEQAIAADPKHANNLGSYANFMYDIRKDYNRAEELYKRAIAADPKHADILGSYAIFMRDIRKDYNRAEELYKRAITAEPKRADILGSYAIFMRDIRKDYNRAEELYKRAITAEPKRADILGSYAIFIQTIRKDNNRAEKLYEQAIAADPKHANSLINYAQLKLIRGDYKSGRALMDRAVSANPQEPEIKLELWFYRLAHFPKEYPQSVKEIVKLLKSGARDEGWDFSGNIARAKLDGHKNVALLQALSDVIVNKAKFESLPPSVRNSK, from the coding sequence TTGGAAGTTGAACGTTTGCAAGAATTGGTACGGATTCGGCGACGTTATGTTTATTCCATTATTGCATTGTTGATCGCCGTTAGCCTTGCGGTCTGGGGATTCATCGAACGAAATAGAGCTGATCAAGCCAAGATAAAAGCCGAGATGGCAGAAAAAAATGCCTACAGCCTAGTTGAGGTGACAATCAAAAGCCTGATCAAGCAAAATAGTTCTGATGCGCTTTCAGACTATGTTAAAGACGTTATCGATAGTGGTAACAAAACCACGTTGAAGTCTTTTTTTGAAAAAATGGTCGATGACCTGAAAAAAAGTCTGAGTGATGGTGATATTGCTTATTGGTATCATATGTTAGCGACAATGGATAATCCGGCAGAGATAACACGGCTATTATTTGAACAAAAAAAGAATGTTATTGATATCGATAATATGTCGGATGGCAATTCAAGTAATGGCAGTATTTTCGAAGAGAGTTTCAAAAAAGAGCAAAAAGCGGATTACGATAGAGCAGAAGCAGCTTATGAGAAAGCTATCAAGAGCGATTCTCAAGAAGATGCTATTACACTTGGGAATTATGCGAACTTTATGTGTGATAATCGTAAGGACTACAAACGAGCGGAAGAGCTGTACAAGAGAGCGATAGCTGCCGATCCGAAACATGCGAACAATCTTGGCAATTATGCGATTTTTCTTAAAAATATCCGCAAGGACTACAATCGAGCGGAAGAACTGTACAAACAGGCGATAGCTGCCGATCCGAAACATGCGAACAATCTTGGCAATTATGCGAACTTTATGTGTGATAATCGTAAGGACTACAAACGAGCGGAAGAGCTGTACAAGAGAGCGATAGCTGCCGATCCGAAACATGCGAACAATCTTGGCAATTATGCGAACTTTATGTGTGATAATCGTAAGGACTACAAACGAGCGGAAGAGCTGTACAAGAGAGCGATAGCTGCCGATCCGAAACATGCGAACAATCTTGGTAGTTATGCGAACTTTATGTATGATATTCGTAAAGACTACAAACGAGCGGAAGAGCTGTATGAACAGGCTATAGCTGCCGATCCAAAACATGCGAACAATCTTGGTAGTTATGCGAACTTTATGTATGATATTCGTAAAGACTACAATCGAGCGGAAGAGCTGTACAAGAGAGCGATAGCTGCCGATCCGAAACATGCGGATATACTTGGCAGTTATGCAATATTTATGAGAGATATCCGAAAAGACTACAATCGAGCGGAAGAGCTGTACAAGAGAGCGATAACTGCTGAACCGAAACGTGCGGATATACTTGGCAGTTATGCAATATTTATGAGAGATATCCGAAAAGACTACAATCGAGCGGAAGAGCTGTACAAGAGAGCGATAACTGCTGAACCGAAACGTGCGGATATACTTGGCAGTTATGCGATTTTTATACAAACAATTCGTAAAGACAATAATCGGGCAGAAAAACTGTATGAACAAGCAATAGCTGCCGATCCAAAACATGCGAACAGCCTTATCAATTATGCGCAATTAAAATTGATACGGGGCGATTACAAGAGTGGTCGGGCATTGATGGATCGGGCAGTTTCTGCTAACCCCCAAGAACCGGAAATCAAGCTTGAGTTATGGTTCTATCGTCTTGCGCATTTTCCGAAAGAGTATCCACAATCCGTAAAAGAGATTGTCAAACTGTTGAAATCCGGTGCTCGTGATGAGGGGTGGGATTTTTCGGGCAATATCGCTCGCGCCAAACTGGATGGGCACAAGAATGTCGCATTGTTGCAGGCATTGTCTGACGTGATTGTCAACAAGGCCAAATTCGAGTCGCTGCCCCCCTCTGTCAGAAACAGCAAGTGA
- a CDS encoding ISL3 family transposase — translation MPSLITHYQQLLGLPETWKVSDVRLSTSGPRIEIHLEYIGPKVECPECGKAGRIYDLAPEQRWRHLDTMEYETHLIARVPRCECKEHRIKTIQVPWATRYSRYTLKFEALAVELLQECSSIQSASRLLRLNWHATNEIMNRAVKRGLSRRNKEAIAHLGLDEKSFRAGHQYVTILNDLKGGRVLEVVQSRTTDGAEALLLSFEASQRQGVKSISMDMWKPFAIAAKKHLPQADIVHDRFHISKYLNEAVDTVRRQESRQLHHAGDRTLIGSKFTWLRNPENMTESQRTSFDQLMACELKTGKAWSMKNMFREFWRLGCRESASFFFDYWSERVDQLALKPMIKVKELLKRHLDNILNYFEHEMTNAVSEGLNSKIQLYKASARGFHSFHSYRIRILFYCGKLNMAITG, via the coding sequence ATGCCGAGCCTCATTACCCATTACCAGCAGTTATTAGGATTACCAGAAACATGGAAGGTGTCTGATGTCCGGCTGTCGACGTCCGGCCCCCGGATAGAAATCCATCTGGAGTATATCGGACCCAAAGTCGAATGCCCTGAATGCGGCAAGGCCGGACGAATTTATGACCTGGCGCCAGAACAACGGTGGCGGCATCTGGATACCATGGAGTACGAGACGCATCTGATAGCCAGGGTGCCTCGGTGTGAGTGCAAAGAGCACAGGATCAAGACAATTCAAGTTCCGTGGGCAACGCGCTATTCGCGCTACACCCTGAAGTTTGAAGCGCTTGCTGTCGAGTTGCTTCAGGAGTGTTCAAGCATTCAGTCGGCATCGAGGCTCTTGCGATTGAACTGGCATGCAACCAACGAGATCATGAACCGTGCAGTTAAGCGAGGCCTGAGCCGCCGGAATAAGGAGGCGATTGCTCATCTTGGTCTTGATGAAAAGAGCTTCCGGGCAGGCCATCAGTATGTGACGATCCTGAACGACCTGAAAGGTGGCCGGGTACTTGAGGTGGTCCAGAGCCGAACGACCGATGGAGCAGAAGCGCTACTCCTCAGCTTTGAAGCATCGCAACGCCAGGGTGTGAAATCGATCTCGATGGATATGTGGAAACCCTTCGCGATTGCTGCCAAAAAGCATCTGCCGCAGGCCGATATTGTGCATGACCGTTTCCATATCAGCAAATATCTGAACGAGGCGGTCGACACGGTTCGTCGCCAAGAGTCCCGTCAACTTCATCATGCAGGGGACAGGACTCTGATTGGCTCGAAATTCACCTGGCTGCGCAATCCGGAGAACATGACGGAAAGCCAGCGGACAAGCTTTGATCAATTGATGGCCTGTGAGCTGAAAACCGGAAAAGCCTGGTCGATGAAGAACATGTTTCGGGAGTTCTGGCGGCTGGGTTGTCGAGAGAGTGCAAGCTTCTTTTTCGATTACTGGTCTGAACGCGTTGACCAGTTAGCGTTGAAACCCATGATCAAGGTCAAAGAGCTGCTGAAGCGGCATCTCGACAACATCCTGAACTATTTCGAGCACGAAATGACCAACGCAGTTTCCGAAGGTCTGAACAGCAAGATCCAGTTGTACAAAGCATCGGCCCGTGGGTTCCACAGCTTTCACAGCTACCGCATAAGGATTTTGTTTTACTGTGGAAAGCTCAACATGGCTATTACCGGTTGA